One genomic region from Reichenbachiella ulvae encodes:
- the leuD gene encoding 3-isopropylmalate dehydratase small subunit — MAYDKFEILTSTAVPLPIENVDTDQIIPARFLKATERKGFGDNLFRDWRYNSDETPKKDFVLNNPTYSGKILVGGKNFGSGSSREHAAWAVYDYGFRCVISSFFADIFKNNCLNIGVLPAQISPEFLDKIFKAIEADPNTEIKVDLPSQTVTLLATGDSEEFEINSYKKGNMLNGFDDIDYLQNIKGDIVEFEKTLPL; from the coding sequence ATGGCATACGATAAATTTGAAATATTGACAAGTACGGCGGTTCCATTGCCAATAGAAAATGTGGATACTGACCAAATCATTCCAGCTAGATTCCTAAAAGCTACTGAGCGAAAGGGGTTTGGTGACAACTTGTTCAGAGATTGGAGATACAATTCTGATGAAACACCTAAGAAGGATTTCGTATTGAATAACCCAACCTATAGCGGTAAGATCCTGGTAGGAGGTAAGAACTTCGGTTCTGGTTCTTCCAGAGAGCATGCTGCCTGGGCCGTATATGATTACGGATTCAGATGTGTGATTTCAAGTTTCTTTGCAGATATCTTCAAAAACAACTGTTTGAACATTGGTGTCTTACCAGCTCAAATCAGTCCTGAATTTTTGGATAAAATTTTCAAAGCGATCGAAGCAGATCCAAACACAGAGATCAAAGTAGATCTTCCATCACAGACTGTTACTTTGTTGGCTACTGGTGATTCCGAGGAATTCGAGATCAACTCTTACAAAAAAGGCAACATGCTGAACGGCTTTGATGACATAGATTATCTACAAAACATCAAAGGTGATATCGTAGAGTTCGAAAAGACTTTACCACTTTAA
- a CDS encoding alpha-isopropylmalate synthase regulatory domain-containing protein, whose translation MPQYVEILDTTLRDGEQTSGVSFTESEKLRVAQMLLSELKVDRIEVASARVSDGEFRSAKVILDWANANGFGQAVEILGFVDGDISLKWIEKAGGHVINLLCKGSKKHCEKQLKKTLDQHLADIANTVSIANEMGITVNVYLEDWSNGIKDSEDYVIDMVKGLEKMNINRIMLPDTLGMLNHKQTTAYCSIMTSNFPDMKFDFHAHNDYDLSVANVYSALECGFSGVHTTLNGLGERAGNVPLSSVIGIVKDHLNYDMKVDESKLYKTCKLVESFSGLRIPANKPLIGEFVFTQTSGIHADGDNKDNLYHNSINPERFGRTYSYALGKMSGKASIKKNLDELGIQLSPEETKKVTAKIIELGDKKESISKEDLPFIIKDVLGSQIVDPSIKIKNYSLSVAQGLKSMATLCIEVNGKDYEKTAAGDGQYDAFMNSLNLIYEELGKELPKLVDYEVQIPPGGETDALVITTITWQSEKRFKTRGLDSDQTVAAIKATIKMLNIIENNI comes from the coding sequence ATGCCTCAATATGTCGAGATATTAGATACGACGCTTCGCGATGGCGAACAAACCTCTGGTGTATCCTTTACCGAAAGTGAAAAACTTCGTGTCGCTCAAATGCTTCTTTCCGAGCTCAAAGTAGACCGTATAGAAGTGGCTTCTGCACGTGTATCCGATGGTGAGTTTCGATCTGCCAAGGTGATTCTGGACTGGGCCAATGCCAACGGTTTTGGGCAAGCGGTCGAGATTCTTGGGTTTGTGGATGGAGACATTTCCCTCAAATGGATCGAAAAAGCGGGTGGGCATGTCATCAACCTGCTTTGCAAAGGATCCAAAAAACACTGCGAAAAGCAGCTCAAAAAGACTTTAGATCAACACCTGGCAGATATCGCTAACACAGTTTCGATTGCCAACGAAATGGGCATTACTGTGAACGTATATCTGGAGGATTGGTCCAATGGTATCAAGGACTCTGAAGACTATGTCATTGATATGGTCAAGGGATTGGAAAAAATGAATATCAACCGCATCATGTTGCCTGATACGCTGGGCATGCTCAATCATAAGCAGACCACAGCGTATTGCAGTATTATGACGAGCAACTTCCCCGATATGAAGTTCGATTTTCATGCGCACAACGATTATGATTTGTCAGTAGCCAATGTCTATAGCGCATTGGAATGTGGCTTCTCAGGTGTGCATACGACATTGAATGGTTTAGGAGAGAGAGCGGGGAATGTTCCTTTGTCCAGTGTGATTGGAATCGTAAAGGATCACCTCAACTACGACATGAAAGTGGACGAGTCCAAGCTTTACAAAACCTGTAAACTGGTAGAGTCATTTTCAGGTCTTCGAATCCCGGCAAACAAACCTTTGATAGGGGAGTTTGTGTTCACGCAGACGAGTGGGATTCATGCTGACGGTGACAACAAGGACAACCTGTATCATAACAGTATCAACCCTGAGCGATTTGGTCGTACCTATTCATATGCCTTGGGTAAGATGTCTGGTAAGGCCAGCATCAAAAAGAATTTGGATGAATTAGGAATCCAATTGAGTCCGGAAGAAACCAAAAAAGTAACTGCCAAAATCATCGAGCTGGGAGATAAAAAGGAGTCGATTTCTAAAGAGGACCTTCCTTTTATCATTAAGGATGTTTTGGGCTCACAGATCGTAGATCCATCCATTAAGATCAAAAACTATTCACTGTCAGTTGCACAGGGATTGAAGTCTATGGCCACCCTTTGTATAGAGGTGAATGGAAAAGACTATGAAAAGACGGCTGCTGGAGACGGACAGTACGATGCTTTTATGAATTCTCTGAACCTGATCTATGAAGAACTAGGGAAGGAGCTGCCTAAACTGGTGGACTATGAGGTGCAGATTCCTCCGGGGGGAGAAACCGATGCTTTGGTGATTACAACCATCACCTGGCAGAGTGAGAAACGCTTCAAAACCCGTGGGTTAGATTCTGACCAAACAGTGGCTGCCATCAAGGCGACCATCAAAATGTTGAACATAATAGAAAATAATATATAA
- a CDS encoding four helix bundle protein, which translates to MRDYRKYKVWEMGHELTLSIYRITQSFPDSEKYSVISQMQRAAYSIPSNIAEGCGRDSNAEFVRFLVIARGSATELEYFLLLSKELNYLGTDQYEALFDKVNQTKRSLNNLIEKVKSV; encoded by the coding sequence GTGAGGGATTATAGAAAATATAAGGTTTGGGAAATGGGACACGAATTGACACTGTCAATTTATCGAATTACTCAAAGTTTTCCAGATTCCGAAAAGTATAGTGTAATAAGCCAAATGCAGAGAGCTGCCTACTCAATCCCTTCGAATATAGCGGAAGGCTGTGGAAGGGATAGTAATGCAGAGTTTGTGCGATTTTTAGTGATCGCCAGAGGATCAGCTACGGAGCTTGAGTATTTTTTACTATTGAGTAAAGAATTAAACTACTTAGGTACCGATCAGTATGAAGCTCTCTTTGACAAAGTCAATCAGACTAAAAGAAGTCTGAATAATTTAATTGAGAAAGTAAAAAGCGTATAG